The genomic window TTCTGCACCGGCAAGTGCACCATCCCGACCACGCACCGGTGCCCTGACCCGACGTCCAAGGAGCCCTGGCTGTGCTGCCTCGACTGCAAGAACCTCACAAACACAAGGTGGGACGAGCCGCCGTACAAGATCAACGCCTCCGGGAAGTCGGCGCGCCTCGGCTACAACACCATCGCCACCAGCGCCGTGCACTACAATGGCGTCCTGGAGTACAATGCCCACAGCTTGTATGGCTTCTCGCAGGCCATCGCCACGCACAAGGGGCTGCAGAGCATCCAGGGCAAGAGGCCGTTCATCCTGACAAGGTCGACTTTCGTCGGCTCCGGCGCCTACGCTGCGCACTGGACCGGCGACAACAAGGGCACCTGGGAGGACCTCCGCTACTCCATCTCCACCATGCTCAACTTCGGCATCTTCGGCATGCCCATGGTCGGCTCCGACATCTGCGGCTTCTACCCGGCCAGCCCGCCGCCGCTCGAGGAGCTGTGCAGCCGGTGGATCGAGCTCGGCGCCTTCTACCCCTTCTCCAGGGACCACGCCAACTTCGCCTCCCCGAGGCAGGAGCTCTACCAGTGGCAGTCCGTGGCGACGTCGGCCCGAAACGCGCTCGGCATGCGCTACAGGTTGCTCCCCTACCTCTACACGCTCAACTACCAGGCGCACCTCACCGGCGCTCCCGTCGCGCGCCCGCTCTTCTTCTCCTTCCCGGACTTCGCGCCGTGCTACGGCGTCAGTAACCAGTTCCTCCTCGGCGCCGGCGTCATGGTGTCCCCCGTCCTCCAGCAGGGCGCCAGCTCCGTGGACGCCGTGTTCCCGCCGGGCACCTGGTACAACCTGTTCGACACGACCAAGGCGGTGGTGTCCACGGGGTCTGGGGCATCCGCCGTTTTCAGGCTCCCGGCCCCGCTGAACGAGGTGAACGTGCACGTGCACCAGGGCACGGTCCTGCCGCTGCAGCGCGGCGGCACCATCTCCCGTGACGCGCGCGCGACGCCGTTCACGCTGGTGGTCGCGTTCCCGCTGGGCGCGGAGGACGCGGACGCGGAGGGCGCCGTGTACGTGGACGACGACGAGCGGCCGGCCATGGTGCTGGCGGAGGGGCAGGCGACCTACGCGCGGTTCCACGCGGCCGTGCGCGGCGGCAGGGAGGTGACGGTGCGGTCGGACGTGGCCATGGGGAGCTACAGCATGAGCAAGGGGCTCGTCATCGAGAAGATCACCGTGCTGGGGCTGCACGGCGCCGGCAAGGACCTCGCCATCCAGGTCGACGGCGCGGACGACGCCACCGCCGTCGCCACGTCGAGCCCCTACTTCGCGGCCGCGGACGCCGCGCAGGCGCTGCGCCAAGGAGAAGAAGAGGACGGCGTGGAGGGTGGGAGGAGGGGCGTGACGATGGAGGTGGGCGGGCTGGCCTTGCCGCTCGGGAAGAGCTTCACCATGACGTGGAGCATGCACATCGAAGCATAGGAAAATTATATGCTTCCATCTGCATGCGCGTTCTTCGTTGGATTCGTCGTGTGTGTCTAATTTAGAGCCTAAAAAGTAGTTCATCTCATCGTGCTTGGGTCGGTTCTGTAACTTGTGTGGGGGGTGGTTACTTGCCCTCGAACACCATTTGTGAACTCTGATTCGCCATTGAAGCTCAGTCTTGCCGGGAATAAAACTGCATTTCGGCCGTTTTGCTTGTCCCCTGCATTATCATGTTTTCCCTTGCAGCTATTCAGTGCCCTAACAAGCAGTGAAAAACAACCACAAAACAGGGAAGAGGATTTGAAATAAACCAGGAAATTCAAAAAGAAATTGGAATTTTGGGATATCAAATAGGGCGCtgatctgcgccggcgcaccggcccaaatttgggccggccgTATCTGCGCCGTACGATGCAAGGCATCTCATCCGCCAGATCAGCTTCCCTGCTTCGTTCCCCCACCCATCGTTCCGAGCGAGCACGAGAAAAATTCCCCTCGCCCCATCAAATCGACCCGCCATGCCCCACCCACCACGACCACCTGCCCCGCACCACGCAGGTCACCGCCCCCGCCGTGGATCGGAGTTCGCCGTCGCTGtgtctccactcccccccccccccctcgtctccCCCGTGTCCATGCCCTGCAACCatgcacctcctcctccccctaatCCTTCGCATGCTTCTACTGCAGCGCCGGCCAACCCGTCGGCGGCAGCCCGACGATGCCCCCACGGTCGCAACTCTGAATGTGGTGCCAAAAAAATAGAACATGGTGGAAGCAAAAACAATGACAGGATCCAGCAAAAACAGAATATGATGGAAGCAAAAAAGTAGACTTAGCTGGGGATTCAGTGGTCGATTGTAGCAAAAAAGTAGACTAGTTCCAGCAGAAAAAACAATGACTGTAGCAAAATTAAGCGCCGGTTCCAGCAGAAAACAAACTCGAACTGGGAGAGATTCAGTGGTTGATTGTAGCATACAAGTAGACCAATTCCAGCAAAAAAACCAATGGTTGTAGCAAAATTAAGCACTGGTTCCAATAGGAAACAAACTCAAACCGGGAGAGATTCAGTGGTTGATCGTAGCAAAAAAGTAGACTAATTCCAGCAAAAAGAACAATAGCTCCAGCAAAAATAACGCACCAGCGGCGAGGGGGCATCCGGTTTCAGCACCCTGCCCACCGCTCATCTCTCGCAGCTCCGACTGGTTCGCTGGTTGAAGCTATTCCAGACCACGCTTGCAGCTCGCCGACATGTGCTTGTAGCATCTTGCATGCCCGCGTCTGCCATCCAGCAAAAACCATGGCCGCTTCCAGCAAAATCCATGGCCACTTCTAGCAAAATTAATGGCCGCTTCCAGCCAAAACCATGGTCGCTTCCAGCGTCTACCAGGGTCGGCTGTAGCAAAACGCCACCTCCGTCCCCACACCCGCCATGGCTGGTCGAGGTCGCATCTTCTTGAGCACCGGTGGTGCCCC from Triticum aestivum cultivar Chinese Spring chromosome 3B, IWGSC CS RefSeq v2.1, whole genome shotgun sequence includes these protein-coding regions:
- the LOC123068359 gene encoding alpha-xylosidase 1, which encodes MLPRPPPHLLPWRYLVLLFLALAVSSNGVSATAKPKAKAPTPAGFGYKLVSLVQRPNGGGLVGLLQVKRRTSTYGPDIPRLRLFVKHETKDRVRVQITDAEKQRWEVPYDLLPREPSPPLGAATGGAPFTAGEYPGQDLVFTYGRDPFWFAVHRLSTRQPLFNTSRAPLVFKDQYLEVSTRLPGDAALYGLGESTQPGGIKLRPNDPYTLYTTDASAINLNTDLYGSHPVYVDLRNLAGRGVAHAVLLLNSNGMDVFYTGTSLTYKVIGGLLDFYFFAGPTPLAVVDQYTAMIGRPAPMPYWAFGFHQCRWGYHNLSVVEDVVENYWSAQIPLDVIWTDDDHMDARKDFTLSPVNYPRPKLLAFLDKIHARGMKYIVLIDPGINVNDTYGVYQRGMDRDIFIKLDGQPYLAQVWPGPVYFPDFINPDGASWWIDEVRRFHELVPVDGLWIDMNEASNFCTGKCTIPTTHRCPDPTSKEPWLCCLDCKNLTNTRWDEPPYKINASGKSARLGYNTIATSAVHYNGVLEYNAHSLYGFSQAIATHKGLQSIQGKRPFILTRSTFVGSGAYAAHWTGDNKGTWEDLRYSISTMLNFGIFGMPMVGSDICGFYPASPPPLEELCSRWIELGAFYPFSRDHANFASPRQELYQWQSVATSARNALGMRYRLLPYLYTLNYQAHLTGAPVARPLFFSFPDFAPCYGVSNQFLLGAGVMVSPVLQQGASSVDAVFPPGTWYNLFDTTKAVVSTGSGASAVFRLPAPLNEVNVHVHQGTVLPLQRGGTISRDARATPFTLVVAFPLGAEDADAEGAVYVDDDERPAMVLAEGQATYARFHAAVRGGREVTVRSDVAMGSYSMSKGLVIEKITVLGLHGAGKDLAIQVDGADDATAVATSSPYFAAADAAQALRQGEEEDGVEGGRRGVTMEVGGLALPLGKSFTMTWSMHIEA